Below is a genomic region from Raphanus sativus cultivar WK10039 chromosome 4, ASM80110v3, whole genome shotgun sequence.
TCATTTTTCTGCATATTTTGTCCACTAGCATACAAACTACCTTTACCTTCGTTTGGATTTCATTCATGACCATCTCCGGCTTTATAATAGTACTTTTAATAATCAAAGTGTATGTTTGTGAAAGAACTCGTCGTCTCatgtaaaaaacaaaatgattaacAACAAGTTAGATGAACTTGCACGGTTTAACCATAAAATGTTACCAAGTTATATAGTTTTACCATTATAGTTATATTAAGTTATACAATTTAGTTAGTATCATTTTACTTAGTTACACAATTTTACTTAGTTGTACATTATGATTTTACCAAGTTGTACAGTTATAGGTATACCAAGTTTTACtacgttttttaatttttttatcaaaaaaataatttgatacatttttttatattttttgtcatacaaaaacagactcatatttataattatatcagtattttgaatattcaaaTAGATCGAGACTCATTGTTCTTAATCAATTAATTGTGAATAcgaatttgaaattaaaccttTTCAAGAATGAATTAATGGAGAAGATGAATGCCAAATTGAATAGAATTTGAATGGAATAATTAAATCTGGGTTTGAGATTTACAGTGGagagagaaaggaagaagataGACTAAGAGAGAGAatgattttgattggtttagacACAAAGGATAATTTAGACATTGACCATTGAAAGGGAGAGTATCAAAACACATAAGAGTACGCCAGATCACGTGAGAGTATGCTAGATCACTTTTTGCCTCATTAAGAGTATCTGAGCACTTCACTCTTATATATAAGACAAAacagaaattaaataataagCAATGCTACTAAAGAATAATATCTGTAGAGTTGAGGATAAAGAGGTAAAAGATCAAACCTAATTCAGAGCTTGCAAGACGAATGGATAAAAGCTCTCCACCTTCAGAAAACTGCACTACGTCCATTAGTTCCTGATTCCACACTAAGCACCCTATTCCATTGATAAAAGAAAAGGCCAAGCAAGAACAGTTCTCCAGGCAACTTCGGTGGCAGTCTATATCATTAGAAGCCCTTGTAAATTCGTAATTGTCTGGAGGCTTTGTGTTGACAACAGGATGGAACATGGTTTCATTGGTAACATTGCCTTGACAAAGTAGTTTGGTACGCCTCACACAACCATCTGTCCAGTTTCCTCTTTTCCACTTCTCAATGGATTTTGGTACAAACCCTTTGAAGCATTTACACGTTAGAGATGATGACATAATACACAGTCCAAAAGGTCCACATACACCATAATGATCACATGGGTTCGCTGGAACCTCAAAGTCTAACTCCCACTCGGTCCCATTATGCTGAAAAATCTTCACTGGGCCCTCCGATGTTATCATTATACGTGGAGGTTTAATGTTTCTGTCTATATAAGTGAAAGATACTGACCCGTGTTCATCCTGCTGAAGGCTAAATGGACTTGTTAATGATACATCCATTAACGGTATGCCAATGAACCTTGTTTTAGCCCATGGACCGCTTCTCCAATAAGGTGCCGAGCCTCTCTTAGTAAACAGCTGTGATGGCACTTGGGGTGTAATCAGAACCACAAAGTCACCAGGGGATGGATCGGTGTCACTTTTCCAAGAAGTCAACACCTGCTTCTCTCCGGTGGTGAGATTATACGTGAGGGTTGAGAAAGGCAGCAGAGTATTACCAAGATGCTCAAAGCTTTCCCATAGAATTCTTCCTGAAACATTTTCGGTGATAATAAGATTTCCTGCGTTCGAAAGCTCTGCACGAGACCCGTTAGAAGCAAAAGTTCCTCCGGTGGACCACACAACGCCATCTTTACCATTTAATAAGAGAAGACTTCCGTTGCTGCTGATAGTTAGATTAGCCGGGGAGTCTGTAACAGGATCTTTTCTATTGGCCACCCACACAACCACCTGGGGAATAATACCCTTCAACCAGATTCCAACGTATTGATCTTGGGTGTTATTAGGACTGAAGAACCCCAATTCATAAATATCGTCAGAGGAGCTGAGAGTTTGGCCTATTGACAAAGGACTTGTTGGCGTTATAGCTGCATGACTAAAACTTAAGAGCATGGTAAACAATAGCAAAAAAGCAAACCCCGTTATCCTCATTTTGCTAAACCTTAAGAGCATGCGTTCTTGTGTCTCCAAGAATAATCTTTTGCAGAAAAGTGTAAGAGAACATGTATCCAAGAGAAAGTAAGctaattaagaaaacaaatttgaGGACGTAATGAAAATTATTCCCAAGCACGTCAATGTTGACCACAGCGCCCATTTTTCCAAGGTTCTGTATCACTTTATTCACAGCCAACTAatctattttttctcttttgaatCTAGAAACATGGTGTTTCTTTCAGGTCCTTCTCAACTTGTTGACCCCATAACCAATGAGATAAGACACCACTCTGATtcattcaaaatctaaaaaatattaacactTCTTCCAGGGCATAATTCAAACGTTCAAAGGCTTGAATATTCTCGTGCGAGACTCTTAGTGTTCAAcagaggaaaagaagaagacgatgtAACAAACTCATACTTTTCTTATTGATTGTTGAAGAAGAAATGATTACATATATAGTAACCCGGTTATCGTAACAAACAAATAAACCGGCAAACCAACGAAATCAATTATAACTAAACCGGTTACTCTAATATTCCCCCTCAAGATGGCAAGTATAGAGACTTGAGAGCCATCTTGCCAACAAGCGAGTAGAACCTAGGAGAGAACAACGGTTTAGTAAAGACATCAGCTATCTGATCATGAGTACGAACATGAAGCATCTTGATGTAGCCAGCCTCAATGCGGTCTCGTATCTGATGACAATCACGTTCGATGTGTTTTGTGCATTCGTGAAACACGGAGTTATGAGCAATATGTATAGCTGCAGTTGAGTCACAGTAATAAGGAACCGGTCCTGCTTGAGGTGCCTGCAACTCAATCAGCAGATTATACAGCCAGATAACTTCACGCGAGCCGAACTCCATAGCTCTGTACTCTGATTCTGCAGAGGAATGAGAAGCGACCTGTTGTTTCTTAGATTTCCAGGAGATCAGAGTGTTGCCAAGGAACATGCAATAACCAGACGTAGAAAGCCGTGTGTCAGCGCAAGAACCCCAGTCAGCATCTGTGTAACCTTTGAGGACAAGATCAGAGGTAGAGGAGTAGAAGAGACCCAGTCCAATAGTGCCCTTTAAGTAGTGAAGTACTTTGTAGGCTTCGGAGCTGAAGTGAACTGACATAATTTGTTCACCGCAAAGGTAATGTCAGGACGAGTAATCGTCAAATACATCATCTTGCCTACAAGTCTTCGATAAGCACAAGGATCATCAAGTAATGGTTCCGGGGAGTCTTGAATGAGCTTGACACCAGGATCCATGGGAATAAGAGAAGGTTTGCAGGCCAGTAAGCCAGCTTCTTCCAAAAGACCCAATGTATACTTACGTTGACACATGGAAATGCCTTGAACAGATCGAGCAATTTCCAAACCCAAGAAGTATTTCAAAGGACCCAAGTCTCTGATTTTGAAAGCCTTTTGAAGATCTTCTTTTAACTGATCAACATCCTCTGTAACATTGCTCGCAATAATAATGTCATCTACATATACCAAAACAGCAATGTAGTGACCTTTGATATTGCGTAtaaacagagtgtgatcagAGTTGGACTTTTGAAAGCCTAACCCCAACAGAGTAGTACTGAACTTCAAGAACCATTGTCTAGAGGCCTGTTTCAAGCCGTATAACGATTTCTGAAGTTTACAAACAGCATTCTCAGGGAGAGATTCCCCCTTTCCTGGTGTGTAGCCTGGAGGTAACTTCATGTATATCTCTTCATGAAGATCTCCATTTAAGAAAGCATTTGAGACGTCGAGTTGAGTGAGATGCCAATTCTTAGCAGCCGAAACAGCAACAAGTGTCTTAACTGTAGTCATCTTAGCTACTGGAGAGAATGTCTCAGCAAAGTCAATACCTTCCTGTTGCGTGTAGCCTTTGGCAACCAAACGTGCCTTATAACGTTCAAGAGTACCATCAGCGTTGATCTTGATCTTGTAAACCCACTTACACCCGATAGCATGTTTTCCTGGTGGTAAGGAGCAAACAGTCCAAGTATCATTCTTTTCCAGAGCTATTAATTCCTCATTCATGGCATGTAACCATTCTTCAAAACGTTTAGCCTGAGTGAAAGAAGTAGGTTCTGGATAAAGAGCAACAGAGCAGATATAAGCTTTATACTCTGCCGAAAGATTATCATATGTCAAGTAAGCAGACAAGGGGTAAGGTATATCCTTGTTAAGCTCATTGACATTACAATAATAATCTTCAAGATGAGCAGGTAACTTGGAGATTCTTTTAGTCGACTCTGGCCTAGGATTGGAACCAGAAGACTCAGCTGCAAAAGCATCAGGCACGACTGCAGGAGGAGAAGTTTTAGGATCAGAAATTCCATTAATCCCTTCAGAAGCAAGAGTAGAATTGTCTGAGACCGGAGCAGAAAATATGTCATGAAAACAGCTTGTTTTGCCTTTCGTATAAGGAAAGATATCCTCATGAAAAATGACGTTTCTGGAgataaaaatctgatttgtgTCCAAATCCATCAGTTTATATCCTTTGTAGCCTGCTGGATATCCAAGAAAAACACAAGAACGAGCTCTAGGCTGAAACTTTGTCCTCTGTTTCGGAGAAGTGGAACAATATGTCAAACATCCAAAGACACGAAGGCCAGTATAGTCAACTGGTTTAGATGTAAGAAGCTCTAGAGGACTCTTATCTTTTAGCAATGGAGAAGGGAGTCTGTTGATGAGAAAGACAGCAGTCAAGACACACTCTCCCCATAACTCCAATGGCACCTGAGACTGAAACATAAGAGCACGAGCCACATTTAAAATGTGTTGGTGCTTACGTTCCACTACAGAGTTCTGCTCTGGTGTCTCTGGACAAGAATGGAAAGAAACAATTCCTTTTTGCTTATGTAACTCCTCAAACCGTAGCTCCGGAGCATTATCTGATCTAACCGCTTTGACTACAGCCTGATATTGTGTTTCTACCATTTTGATGAAGGCAGGAAATACAGATAAGACATCACTCTTGGCTTCGAGAAGATAAATCCAAGTGAGCCTAGTGTGGTCATCAACGATAGTGAGAAAATATCTGTAGCCTTCAATGGTAGGAGTAGAGAAGGGACCCCAGACATCAATGTGTAAGAGATCAAAGGGATGATCAGTCATGttgttatttgatttaaaaGGAAGTCTTTTCTGTTTGGCAAGAGGACAAATGTCGCAATGATAAGCACCTTTATTCTTATGTTTTAAACCGAGTACATCAATGATAGAATCAGTTTTTAACATAGAGGGATGACCCAGTCTGTGATGCCATAAAGCAGAATCGAAAACAACATTTGAAACAGAAGCAAGCTGATCTTGAAGAGGTCTTGAAACCGCAATATCAGCAACGTCAAGCACATAGAGATTAGCTATTTGATCACCCTTCCCAATCATCAGACCCTTGGTAAGATCCTGTATCATGCAACAGTCATGATCAAAAGCTATACGATAGCCTAAATCCTTGGTTGTCTGGCTTACACTGAGAAGATTAAGGCGAAAATCAGGAATAAACAGAACATTAGTCAAGACCATTGAATCACTCAGTCTGACTTTGCCTATTCCAGAGATTTTAACTCCAAAACCAGTAGGAAGAGTAACAGATGTGTTCACTGAATCAGATAACTCCTCAAATAAGTGTCGATCATGAGCAACATGGTGAGTAGCACCACTATCGACAACCCAAGATTCAGTACACAGAACATTTCCTGTCATTCTCAACATTCCAATAAAACCGAGAGTGGAAGAAGAGAAAACCATACCAGGTAAGGCTGTTATAGTACCACCAGATGTAGAAACACAGTTCACttgagctggaggtggcgagaGCTGAGAGTTAAAGTAAGCAATGACGCCTTCTATCTGGTCCTTAGTAAGAGTACCAAAACCAGTAGCAGAGGAATTATCGTCTAAAGCAACTTGAGCAACAACTGGTTTAGCAGTCGGCTTCTTGTACTGAGTTTTATCAGACTGCTGCTTCCCTTTGTGTTTAAAATCCACCGGATAACCGTGTATTTTGTAGCAAGTGTCCACAGTATGGCCATTATAGCCACAGTGAGAACAGACTGGTCTGCCTTGTTTGGGAGCAGGTGAAGCAGAAGGAGCAGAGACCTGAAACGCTGTGGCATTGTGAACTGGAATGATGTTCCGTTGATTGTGATCTTGGTCAAGAAGATTATAAATCTCAGATAGCTCAGGAACGTTCTTCTTCATGATGATCTGACTGCGTATAACTGCATAAGATTCGTTTAAACCAGCCAAGAACTTGATTACTTTAGCATGATCTGCTTTAGTATTCATGGCTTTGCAACAATCACAATTACGGCAAGTATTAATACAGTTAGCACCATCCAATTCATCCCACAGAGTTTTTAAAGTAGTATAATATGTAGCAAGATCCATAGATCCTTGTTGAAGGGACCAGATCTGCTGAGAGAGTTGATACGAACGAGGAAGGTTCGTGATGTGGAAGCGAGTTTGCAAGTCCTTCCAGATCTCTGAAGCGTCATTGAAACGGAGGATGCTTTTGTAGATCTGCTTAGAAACGGTGTTGAGAAGCCAGGATTTAACCATGGAGTTGCAGCGAGACCAAATCCTGAAATGAACATGAGATTCCAGAGGTCTAGCTACAGATCCATCGATAAACGCTAGCTTGTTTTTCGCATCCAAAGCAATATTCATCGCAATACTCCAGTTATCATAATTTGTGCCATCAAGTACTTCAGAAATTATCGAAAGACCTGGATTATCGCCACTCGTGAGGTGATACGGCGAATGGATACTGTTCGGAGAGAGTTCATCAGTATTGGAGTCCACCGGTGACGAATCTTCAGGAATGGAAGATCGTCGAGCTGAAGCGGTAGTCGATCTACCAAGACGACGAGTAGATCGGCGAGTTACCACCATTTTAGGAGCTCGAATCGAAGATAAGAAGATATGTGGTGGAATAGCCACAAAATCAACGAGACGAGAAAGAGGATTCGATCGGGAGAGTCACCGATGAATCTAGGTCaaagaaaggaagaaaaagaaacggATCGATTGAGGATTTGAGCCtcaatgctctgataccatctTAGTGTTCAAcagaggaaaagaagaagacgatgtAACAAACTCATACTTTTCTTATTGATTGTTGAAGAAGAAATGATTACATATATAGTAACCCGGTTATCGTAACAAACAAATAAACCGGCAAACCAACGAAATCAATTATAACTAAACCGGCTACTCTAATAGAGACCTAAATGTCCCATGTAGTTAAACAACAtgagaaaattttaaaattgattaaaggTTGTGCATACTGGTGGGTTCTATCTGTAGTGAACCAAAGCTAGTTCCTAGGGTCTGATTATGAATGTTTTTCGCCTAAACTGGTAAGTGGTAACCATTTTCAAAGGGTGCGGTTGTTAATTTCACGTTCACGCCATAATAAGCTTCACAACTATTTGTAGATCCTAAAATTAACACTAAGTATTTGATAGTATTTGTGATGTAAACTGGAGAATGAAAAAGTGAGTAATGATATCTTTAGAACACAATAATGTAATTGGAAATCGGTTGACAAAAATagacttttattgattaatgAGATCGACTACAATAAATATGAAGGGATCGGAAACTACAATAGAAGTCGATAAAAGAATAGATCTAAAGCGATATCAAGCAAGGTCGCAGTGTATTGTGTGCTCTCTCTAAGGTTTTTCACGTGTCTCTTTACTTCGCCTCATCTCTTCTTTTATAGATTTGTCACTCCGCCATCTCTGTAACCTCCTCCTCAATCTCTGGATCCTCGACGACTTCATCTCGAGCTCACGTATTTGTTGTTGGCTTCTCCATTTCGCGGCCCATGTCTCACTCTCGGCCCGTTAAGCTATCGGACCAAAATTGGGTCTAACATTTGTCCCCAAATCCTTTTGATTTATTGGAAAACCGAAAGGGTTAGTACTCTTATCCGGTATCGTCGTAATTTTAGGGAAATTGAGCGCCACGTGTGTTGGTTTGATTTGACATGTAGGCCACTTTTGGATGGTGTGGCCGGAATCGCGTTTCGTGGCCGGTTAGGATTAACCTCCTCGGGAACCGTTTCTCCTATAGGCTTTATATATACGTATATCTTTTTTAATTTGCACTTCATCATCTTTGATACGACGAATCAAGTTTTTCTTCGATAACGTCTTGTCTTTTTCTCTCTCGTTTTGAACTCATGACGAATGAAAAGTTCGGTCTGCATCTCCCAATGATCCTAAAAGGACTGGATATCGACGCAATCTACGAACACTAGGGAGTCGATTACGCCGTCGAGCTTGAACTTCCAAATGGCGAAACTCCCGAAACTGTGAGGTCTGGGTACTGTGGAGCTTATATGACTCATTTCAAAGACTGTGGTCTGTCTTTTCCCTCCCTCATTTTCTTTTGGAGGCGTTGGCGGAGCTTGGAATGGACTTCACTCAAATGACCCCTAACTTCTTTCGTTATTTCTTGACCACGTGGTTTCGGGCTAGAGAAGAAGGTCTCAAGTTTGGTCTGGCTGAGCTGAAGCAGCTGTTCACTATTAAGCGGAACAACAGATTTTCGGGGACGATGATTCTTACTCCTCGCGAAGGTCGTTCCATCATTGGTGGTATTCCTAACAGAGACGATCGATGGAGAGAGAAATTCTTTGTGTTTAAGATCAATCCGGCATCGGTCGGTGACTTTGATTTCACTAGGACCCTCGTGAGTGGTCCGATGACATCGGTAAATCGACTTCCACTTATTTATTTCTTCGATGAATTTAGTTCcttgatttttctttcttttttattctgTTTGTAGAGCCTTTTGGTCACGCACCAGTAAATCCTGAGCTGCACGGACTGCTTGCAGCATTAAGTCAAGGGAATCCTTGTTGGCTTGCCTTTAATGTGGATTGGATTCGAGCTGCTTATGCTCTTCCACCGGGTCTGAATCTTCCCAAACCCATCGGGCCAGCGGCTCCTGTTCGACCGAGGAGCAGTCGCCGAGGTAAAAGTAAGTTGATTCTTGTATTCCTTGGTTAATCTTTGTGGTAATGTTTTTCTTTAGGGGCTAAAGATTTATTTTATCCAGGGGTGAGAGTGCAAGAAACCTCGGTTGATCATGATGATGCGACCTCCGAAGCGGGGTCGTCGAAGCGATCAAGGTAGGCTCCTGAGGGTATAATGCTGAGGTCGAGATCACAGACCCAATCTCCTGGCGTTATGGCTAGACCGGTGTCGATTACCATTCCTACCGATGGGACTCAAGCGGTACCAAACACTTCGACTGGTTCGACTGGGGATCGACATCTTGATTACGTCGATTTTGAGACCCCATGGGCTCGACTTCGGGTTCTGGGGGATATTAACTCCATCGATCTTGATTCATCTAGATTGGAGCTTCCTTTACCAGTGCGAGCTTCTGGTGCGGGAACTTCTCGGGTAGATCTGATCGATCGACCTACGAGTGAACGGGAGGCATCTTTGCTGGCGTTTTTGTATGATAACGTGGTCCCCGTCCTCGAAGATCCAGAGCGTCTTGCTCTTATCTGGCACAAGATCAGAGCATGAAGATGCAAACTTCCTTCTCTTGAGCAAATGCAGGAACACGACGCCTACGTCCGGATGGCGGTTTCAAATGCTAAGGTAAGCATTTTTTACGGTCACTCTTGGAAGTTTTGTTGGGTCTGTTAATTATTTTGCTTCTGTACTCAGGCTATGGAGGAGAGCAATGATTATGCTGCTTTGATGTAGGCACAATTAGCTGACTTCCCGAACAGAGATGAGGTCAAGGGTCATCTTCTTACAACTAAGCAACTCTGGGTTGAACTGGAGGTGGCTCGAGAGAAGGAACAAAAATACGAGAAGGAAGTCGAAGAACTGAAGGAGAAGGCTGTCGGCTACCGAACTGGAGAAGGTCGCAATCCGGAGCGATCTCGACTCGATGAAGGAAAAGTTTAAGCGGGAGCTTGACTATCGTGATGTAACAACATGCGGGGAATGCCGCCTCGCTCGTCGCTCTCTTGTTCGTGGGTACGACGTGGTTTTAGATGCTGTGAGAGCTAAGTTTCAGAAGTGGAAGGAAGAGAAGGATGCGGAGATCCATTTGCAGGAGGTGCGAGCTCGAATCAAAGCCTTGACCGGGTACAACGAGGGTGGTTTCGAGCTCGAAGAGGAAGTGAGTTTCCTTAAGCGTCCGGAGATATCGCTCGAGGTTGACTTCGGAGCGGCTTCTGTGTCTGATACCTCTCTCAGGCGTCTCGATATCCCTCAGGTTTCTGACGATTTGATCAATCAAGATCGAGCTGACGATTAATTGGTTTACTCGTTTGTGTTGTTGAACCTTtatctatgtattttattttttttgttttgttgttgaacAACATTTTATATGCTTTCAACGGATTATCGGACTAATACCTTTAATcgtatgtttaaaaaaaaaatgattgagCATGCGTTTGcatgtgtattttattttagaatgtTTGTGAAACAGAGACTGATCAGGAATTTGTTTAATGGACGTTTATGATGAAACAATCAGATTTTTCTGGGCAAAGTTGCCCCTGTTTGCCTTTagagggattttttttttgtttgggctgcattcagtgttgagctgcctacgtacccttttcGAGGGATCAAGCGTGTTCGTAGTTCTTGTTGTTCGTTTTGTGACGACTCCGATGTATCCTTTGGCGCTGATTCATCGAAGCAATTTTGTTGTGTCGTGGGTGGCCCTCAGCTTGATGTTCGATCGAGGATTGAAAGTCGAGCTTTTTAAATGTAGTATTTCTTGAGGTTGTAAGCGTTCCAAGTCCTCATTTCGGGGAGTCCGGTTTTGCATTTTTCTAGTTAATAGACGCCGGCACGTACCTCATTTGTCACTTTGTAAGGTCCTTCCCATCTCGTGCCTAGTTTACAagctcttttttcttttattccgTCAAACACTTTTTGTAAAACTAGGTCGCCGGCTGAGAAGGCACGGTTTCTTACGTTTGAGTCGTAGTATCGTGCAGCGGCTTGCTAATAGTTTTGAATACGTACTGCTGCTTTCTCTCGGCGTTCTTCGATCATATCTAAGCGATCAATTAGCATCTCTTCATAGAGTTCGGGGTTTGCAGGACACATTTCTTCGCCGTTGGGTAGGGACCTCGATTTCGGCTGGGATTACAGCTTCGACTCCGTATGATAGAGAAAATGGGGTTTCCCGAGTAGCCGTATGATGGGTCGTTCCGCAAGCCCAGTGTACGCCATGTAACTCTTCgctccatttttcttttttgaggcCGAGCCTCTTTTTAAGGTTGTTTACTATCGTTTTGTTTGCGGTTTCCGCGTGTACGTTGCATTTTGGATATCAGGGACTCGTGGTATTAATCTTGATTTTCCATTTATTGCAGAAATCTCTGAAAGTTTTTGAGATGAATTGTGCTCCGTTATCTGTTACTATTTCATATGGTAGACCGTGTCTGCATATGATGTTCTTCCAAATGAAGCTTCTCACCGTTGTAGCGGTAATATTTTGGTATTCCTCGGCTTGGATCCATTTGGTGAAGAAATCTGTTAGTACTAACAAGAATCGTAACTGCGCGGGGCCTGACGAAACAAAGGGTCCCACTAAGTCCATGGACCACTTTTAAAGGGGTACGGAGCTGAGATGGTTGATAGCTTTTGCGTTGGCTGGTGTATCATTGGTGTGTGCCGCTGGCATCTGTCGTATTTTAATGCGAATTGTTCGTTGTCGTGAGCGATGGTTGGCCAGAAGTAACCGTGTTTCTTGATTCTGATTGCTAAAGATCACTATCTTGAGTGGCTTCCACATGATCCATCATGCGTCCGCTTCAGAATTGTAAAGGCGTCCATAGGTGATACACACAATAGGTAAGGTTCGTTTAGAGTTCGTTTGTATAGCTTTTTTCCATAATGCAATAGCATAAGCTCTGGCCTTTATTTTTCTTGCCTCCCATCTCTCTCCCAGGAATTCACCGGTCTTAATGTAGTTGTATATCAGGATTCTCCAGTCAGGCCTATCCTCGAGTTGTTTATAAAAAGTTTTGTGCTGCTAAAGATTTATCTCGTGATCGGCCTGTTCTGAGGGATTTGCATGGGTTGTTTATGTTCTTGTAGTGGTTAACAATTCGATGGGGCTATGAACGATCATCCG
It encodes:
- the LOC130494666 gene encoding G-type lectin S-receptor-like serine/threonine-protein kinase At1g61480 gives rise to the protein MLLRFSKMRITGFAFLLLFTMLLSFSHAAITPTSPLSIGQTLSSSDDIYELGFFSPNNTQDQYVGIWLKGIIPQVVVWVANRKDPVTDSPANLTISSNGSLLLLNGKDGVVWSTGGTFASNGSRAELSNAGNLIITENVSGRILWESFEHLGNTLLPFSTLTYNLTTGEKQVLTSWKSDTDPSPGDFVVLITPQVPSQLFTKRGSAPYWRSGPWAKTRFIGIPLMDVSLTSPFSLQQDEHGSVSFTYIDRNIKPPRIMITSEGPVKIFQHNGTEWELDFEVPANPCDHYGVCGPFGLCIMSSSLTCKCFKGFVPKSIEKWKRGNWTDGCVRRTKLLCQGNVTNETMFHPVVNTKPPDNYEFTRASNDIDCHRSCLENCSCLAFSFINGIGCLVWNQELMDVVQFSEGGELLSIRLASSELGLIFYLFILNSTDIIL